The Papaver somniferum cultivar HN1 chromosome 3, ASM357369v1, whole genome shotgun sequence genome includes a region encoding these proteins:
- the LOC113355305 gene encoding glutamate receptor 2.7-like isoform X1, with product MGNNLLAHDHEYLKLSRTSNINLLLLVFLLINVILIDNVMSQNTTRRKNEFKVGVVLDLNLPITQVWLTSMNIALSDFYSSTETSPKRRLVLHVADSNADILDASFAAINLIQDDEVQAIIGPMTSAQAIYMLHLGKKTQIPIISFTATSPSISPSHNPYFIRTTHQDSSQVDAIAAVVKTFQWRQVIPIYEDTEYGNGIIPYLIDAFQNITKVPYRSVLPESANDDRILQELYKLMTMQTRVFVLHMDTALGVRIFEKAKSIGMMGKGYTWIVTDGLGYYLTSFNSSVLDTMQGVIGIRRYVPESSRLSSFRSRWMKKFRKDNRNNEESLDIYGIMAYDTIWLLANAIEKLQRLDSRFVKENVRAKSSHAARLSISQIGPKLLQEISNTKFEGLSGDFGLVDRQLHVNTFHILNVLGGDGVREIGIWTASDGIIKDLSLNGTRKNGNLIPTHDNLYPVIWPGNTIAIPKGWTNPTGENKLRIGVPVRSGYTEFVRVTRNTHSNSAVVDGYCIDVFNAAIGLLPYAVPYEFHPFENANHTAAGSYNDLIYQVYLQNFDAVVGDVTITANRSQYVDFTLPYVEAGASMIVSTRKDFYKEAVIFFLPLEWRLWLTIVAFFVYIGCVIWILEHRGNREFRGGPYPMYQIGTMLSFSFSMLVFAHKEKVLSSPGRFVMILWLFAVFILTTSYTASYSAMLLANRFQPTITDDVNHLIKNRYNVGYKNGSFIEGMLKQMGFDESNLKGYHTSEDLDEAFSKPRQDGGIVAAFDELPYIELLLTKYCDKYTKVGDIFPTGGFGFVFPKGSPLGLDISRTILSVREDKEKMKRIRHAWFEGKRNCSDHDSFGSSNSLSLYSFRYLFVFVGVLSLIPLLLHLQIFLSKNLMILTSPNTSIAQKVVKLVTKFNEEDERRLRYYEYHAGIGPIGSQGT from the exons atggGGAATAACCTTTTAGCTCATGATCATGAATATCTCAAACTTAGTAGAACTAGCAATATCAATCTTCTGTTGTTGGTATTTCTTTTGATTAATGTGATTTTAATAGATAATGTAATGAGTCAAAACACAACAAGACGGAAAAATGAGTTTAAAGTAGGAGTTGTTCTTGACTTGAACTTACCAATAACACAGGTGTGGTTGACATCCATGAACATAGCTCTCTCGGATTTCTATTCATCCACTGAAACTTCTCCTAAGAGAAGGTTAGTTCTTCATGTGGCCGATTCTAACGCTGATATTCTAGATGCATCATTTGCAG CTATAAATCTGATACAGGACGATGAAGTGCAAGCTATAATTGGGCCAATGACATCAGCACAAGCAATTTACATGTTGCATCTCGGCAAAAAAACACAGATTCCAATTATTTCTTTCACTGCAACAAGTCCTTCtatttccccatctcacaaccctTATTTCATTCGCACAACACATCAAGACTCATCTCAAGTAGACGCCATTGCTGCCGTTGTCAAAACTTTTCAATGGAGACAGGTTATACCTATCTATGAAGATACTGAGTATGGAAATGGAATTATACCATACTTAATTGACGCGTTCCAAAACATCACTAAAGTTCCATATAGGAGTGTACTACCTGAATCAGCTAATGACGACCGAATTCTTCAAGAACTCTACAAATTGATGACAATGCAAACCAGAGTATTCGTTCTACATATGGACACGGCTCTTGGAGTCCGGATTTTTGAGAAAGCGAAGAGCATTGGGATGATGGGTAAAGGGTATACGTGGATCGTCACAGATGGCTTGGGCTATTATCTGACTTCATTCAATTCCTCTGTTCTTGATACAATGCAAGGAGTAATAGGTATAAGGCGTTACGTCCCCGAATCCTCAAGACTTAGCTCATTTCGGTCTAGGTGGATGAAGAAGTTCCGTAAGGATAACCGAAATAATGAAGAAAGTTTGGATATTTATGGTATAATGGCATACGATACAATCTGGTTGTTAGCAAATGCTATAGAGAAACTTCAAAGACTTGATTCTCGATTTGTAAAAGAAAATGTTAGAGCAAAATCGAGCCATGCTGCGAGACTAAGTATCTCACAAATAGGTCCCAAGCTTTTGCAAGAAATTTCTAACACAAAATTTGAAGGTCTAAGTGGAGATTTTGGTCTGGTTGATAGGCAACTGCATGTAAATACCTTTCATATATTGAATGTGCTTGGAGGTGACGGTGTAAGAGAAATCGGAATCTGGACAGCTTCAGATGGAATTATAAAAGATTTAAGTTTAAATGGAACCAGGAAAAATGGGAATCTGATACCGACGCATGATAATCTATACCCGGTTATATGGCCCGGAAACACCATTGCCATTCCTAAAGGTTGGACCAATCCTACAGGCGAGAATAAGTTGAGAATAGGAGTTCCGGTAAGGTCTGGCTATACTGAATTTGTGAGGGTAACAAGAAATACTCATTCCAACTCAGCTGTTGTCGACGGATATTGCATTGACGTGTTTAATGCTGCAATTGGGTTGTTACCATATGCCGTCCCTTATGAATTTCATCCATTTGAAAATGCAAACCATACAGCTGCTGGAAGTTACAATGATCTTATATATCAAGTCTATCTCCAG AATTTCGATGCTGTAGTTGGAGACGTCACAATCACAGCCAATCGATCACAATATGTAGATTTTACACTGCCTTATGTAGAAGCCGGTGCATCAATGATTGTATCGACAAGGAAGGATTTTTATAAAGAAGCCGTGATATTTTTCCTTCCATTAGAGTGGAGACTTTGGCTGACAATCGTTGCTTTCTTTGTTTATATTGGCTGTGTGATTTGGATTCTTGAACATAGAGGAAACCGGGAGTTTAGAGGAGGGCCTTATCCTATGTACCAGATTGGCACAATGCTTTCCTTCTCCTTTTCGATGCTCGTCTTCGCGCACA AGGAAAAGGTGCTGAGCAGTCCAGGTAGATTTGTAATGATTTTATGGCTCTTTGCTGTATTCATTCTAACAACAAGTTACACGGCGAGTTATTCAGCCATGTTGTTGGCCAATAGATTTCAACCAACCATCACAGACGATGTTAACCATCTCATAAAGAATAGGTACAATGTTGGCTACAAGAACGGTTCATTCATTGAAGGAATGTTGAAGCAAATGGGTTTCGATGAGTCTAATCTGAAGGGATATCACACATCTGAAGATTTAGATGAAGCTTTCTCAAAACCAAGACAAGACGGAGGTATTGTTGCCGCATTTGACGAGCTGCCTTACATTGAGCTCCTCCTCACGAAGTATTGTGACAAATACACCAAGGTTGGAGATATCTTCCCCACTGGTGGATTTGGTTTT GTTTTCCCAAAAGGTTCTCCTTTGGGACTTGACATTTCAAGGACAATCTTAAGTGTAAGAGAGgataaagagaaaatgaaaaggatTCGACATGCTTGGTTTGAGGGTAAACGAAATTGTTCAGACCATGATTCCTTCGGATCTTCAAATAGTCTTAGTCTTTATAGTTTTCGATATCTTTTTGTCTTTGTTGGAGTTCTTTCACTGATTCCCTTACTTTTACACCTACAAATTTTTCTGTCTAAAAACCTGATGATCTTGACCTCTCCGAATACCTccattgctcaaaaagttgtAAAGTTGGTGACAAAATTCAACGAGGAGGATGAAAGGCGCTTGAGATACTATGAATACCATGCTGGAATTGGGCCAATTGGCAGTCAAGGGACGTAG
- the LOC113355305 gene encoding glutamate receptor 2.7-like isoform X2, with the protein MNIALSDFYSSTETSPKRRLVLHVADSNADILDASFAAINLIQDDEVQAIIGPMTSAQAIYMLHLGKKTQIPIISFTATSPSISPSHNPYFIRTTHQDSSQVDAIAAVVKTFQWRQVIPIYEDTEYGNGIIPYLIDAFQNITKVPYRSVLPESANDDRILQELYKLMTMQTRVFVLHMDTALGVRIFEKAKSIGMMGKGYTWIVTDGLGYYLTSFNSSVLDTMQGVIGIRRYVPESSRLSSFRSRWMKKFRKDNRNNEESLDIYGIMAYDTIWLLANAIEKLQRLDSRFVKENVRAKSSHAARLSISQIGPKLLQEISNTKFEGLSGDFGLVDRQLHVNTFHILNVLGGDGVREIGIWTASDGIIKDLSLNGTRKNGNLIPTHDNLYPVIWPGNTIAIPKGWTNPTGENKLRIGVPVRSGYTEFVRVTRNTHSNSAVVDGYCIDVFNAAIGLLPYAVPYEFHPFENANHTAAGSYNDLIYQVYLQNFDAVVGDVTITANRSQYVDFTLPYVEAGASMIVSTRKDFYKEAVIFFLPLEWRLWLTIVAFFVYIGCVIWILEHRGNREFRGGPYPMYQIGTMLSFSFSMLVFAHKEKVLSSPGRFVMILWLFAVFILTTSYTASYSAMLLANRFQPTITDDVNHLIKNRYNVGYKNGSFIEGMLKQMGFDESNLKGYHTSEDLDEAFSKPRQDGGIVAAFDELPYIELLLTKYCDKYTKVGDIFPTGGFGFVFPKGSPLGLDISRTILSVREDKEKMKRIRHAWFEGKRNCSDHDSFGSSNSLSLYSFRYLFVFVGVLSLIPLLLHLQIFLSKNLMILTSPNTSIAQKVVKLVTKFNEEDERRLRYYEYHAGIGPIGSQGT; encoded by the exons ATGAACATAGCTCTCTCGGATTTCTATTCATCCACTGAAACTTCTCCTAAGAGAAGGTTAGTTCTTCATGTGGCCGATTCTAACGCTGATATTCTAGATGCATCATTTGCAG CTATAAATCTGATACAGGACGATGAAGTGCAAGCTATAATTGGGCCAATGACATCAGCACAAGCAATTTACATGTTGCATCTCGGCAAAAAAACACAGATTCCAATTATTTCTTTCACTGCAACAAGTCCTTCtatttccccatctcacaaccctTATTTCATTCGCACAACACATCAAGACTCATCTCAAGTAGACGCCATTGCTGCCGTTGTCAAAACTTTTCAATGGAGACAGGTTATACCTATCTATGAAGATACTGAGTATGGAAATGGAATTATACCATACTTAATTGACGCGTTCCAAAACATCACTAAAGTTCCATATAGGAGTGTACTACCTGAATCAGCTAATGACGACCGAATTCTTCAAGAACTCTACAAATTGATGACAATGCAAACCAGAGTATTCGTTCTACATATGGACACGGCTCTTGGAGTCCGGATTTTTGAGAAAGCGAAGAGCATTGGGATGATGGGTAAAGGGTATACGTGGATCGTCACAGATGGCTTGGGCTATTATCTGACTTCATTCAATTCCTCTGTTCTTGATACAATGCAAGGAGTAATAGGTATAAGGCGTTACGTCCCCGAATCCTCAAGACTTAGCTCATTTCGGTCTAGGTGGATGAAGAAGTTCCGTAAGGATAACCGAAATAATGAAGAAAGTTTGGATATTTATGGTATAATGGCATACGATACAATCTGGTTGTTAGCAAATGCTATAGAGAAACTTCAAAGACTTGATTCTCGATTTGTAAAAGAAAATGTTAGAGCAAAATCGAGCCATGCTGCGAGACTAAGTATCTCACAAATAGGTCCCAAGCTTTTGCAAGAAATTTCTAACACAAAATTTGAAGGTCTAAGTGGAGATTTTGGTCTGGTTGATAGGCAACTGCATGTAAATACCTTTCATATATTGAATGTGCTTGGAGGTGACGGTGTAAGAGAAATCGGAATCTGGACAGCTTCAGATGGAATTATAAAAGATTTAAGTTTAAATGGAACCAGGAAAAATGGGAATCTGATACCGACGCATGATAATCTATACCCGGTTATATGGCCCGGAAACACCATTGCCATTCCTAAAGGTTGGACCAATCCTACAGGCGAGAATAAGTTGAGAATAGGAGTTCCGGTAAGGTCTGGCTATACTGAATTTGTGAGGGTAACAAGAAATACTCATTCCAACTCAGCTGTTGTCGACGGATATTGCATTGACGTGTTTAATGCTGCAATTGGGTTGTTACCATATGCCGTCCCTTATGAATTTCATCCATTTGAAAATGCAAACCATACAGCTGCTGGAAGTTACAATGATCTTATATATCAAGTCTATCTCCAG AATTTCGATGCTGTAGTTGGAGACGTCACAATCACAGCCAATCGATCACAATATGTAGATTTTACACTGCCTTATGTAGAAGCCGGTGCATCAATGATTGTATCGACAAGGAAGGATTTTTATAAAGAAGCCGTGATATTTTTCCTTCCATTAGAGTGGAGACTTTGGCTGACAATCGTTGCTTTCTTTGTTTATATTGGCTGTGTGATTTGGATTCTTGAACATAGAGGAAACCGGGAGTTTAGAGGAGGGCCTTATCCTATGTACCAGATTGGCACAATGCTTTCCTTCTCCTTTTCGATGCTCGTCTTCGCGCACA AGGAAAAGGTGCTGAGCAGTCCAGGTAGATTTGTAATGATTTTATGGCTCTTTGCTGTATTCATTCTAACAACAAGTTACACGGCGAGTTATTCAGCCATGTTGTTGGCCAATAGATTTCAACCAACCATCACAGACGATGTTAACCATCTCATAAAGAATAGGTACAATGTTGGCTACAAGAACGGTTCATTCATTGAAGGAATGTTGAAGCAAATGGGTTTCGATGAGTCTAATCTGAAGGGATATCACACATCTGAAGATTTAGATGAAGCTTTCTCAAAACCAAGACAAGACGGAGGTATTGTTGCCGCATTTGACGAGCTGCCTTACATTGAGCTCCTCCTCACGAAGTATTGTGACAAATACACCAAGGTTGGAGATATCTTCCCCACTGGTGGATTTGGTTTT GTTTTCCCAAAAGGTTCTCCTTTGGGACTTGACATTTCAAGGACAATCTTAAGTGTAAGAGAGgataaagagaaaatgaaaaggatTCGACATGCTTGGTTTGAGGGTAAACGAAATTGTTCAGACCATGATTCCTTCGGATCTTCAAATAGTCTTAGTCTTTATAGTTTTCGATATCTTTTTGTCTTTGTTGGAGTTCTTTCACTGATTCCCTTACTTTTACACCTACAAATTTTTCTGTCTAAAAACCTGATGATCTTGACCTCTCCGAATACCTccattgctcaaaaagttgtAAAGTTGGTGACAAAATTCAACGAGGAGGATGAAAGGCGCTTGAGATACTATGAATACCATGCTGGAATTGGGCCAATTGGCAGTCAAGGGACGTAG
- the LOC113355305 gene encoding glutamate receptor 2.7-like isoform X3, translating into MHHLQDDEVQAIIGPMTSAQAIYMLHLGKKTQIPIISFTATSPSISPSHNPYFIRTTHQDSSQVDAIAAVVKTFQWRQVIPIYEDTEYGNGIIPYLIDAFQNITKVPYRSVLPESANDDRILQELYKLMTMQTRVFVLHMDTALGVRIFEKAKSIGMMGKGYTWIVTDGLGYYLTSFNSSVLDTMQGVIGIRRYVPESSRLSSFRSRWMKKFRKDNRNNEESLDIYGIMAYDTIWLLANAIEKLQRLDSRFVKENVRAKSSHAARLSISQIGPKLLQEISNTKFEGLSGDFGLVDRQLHVNTFHILNVLGGDGVREIGIWTASDGIIKDLSLNGTRKNGNLIPTHDNLYPVIWPGNTIAIPKGWTNPTGENKLRIGVPVRSGYTEFVRVTRNTHSNSAVVDGYCIDVFNAAIGLLPYAVPYEFHPFENANHTAAGSYNDLIYQVYLQNFDAVVGDVTITANRSQYVDFTLPYVEAGASMIVSTRKDFYKEAVIFFLPLEWRLWLTIVAFFVYIGCVIWILEHRGNREFRGGPYPMYQIGTMLSFSFSMLVFAHKEKVLSSPGRFVMILWLFAVFILTTSYTASYSAMLLANRFQPTITDDVNHLIKNRYNVGYKNGSFIEGMLKQMGFDESNLKGYHTSEDLDEAFSKPRQDGGIVAAFDELPYIELLLTKYCDKYTKVGDIFPTGGFGFVFPKGSPLGLDISRTILSVREDKEKMKRIRHAWFEGKRNCSDHDSFGSSNSLSLYSFRYLFVFVGVLSLIPLLLHLQIFLSKNLMILTSPNTSIAQKVVKLVTKFNEEDERRLRYYEYHAGIGPIGSQGT; encoded by the exons ATGCATCATTTGCAG GACGATGAAGTGCAAGCTATAATTGGGCCAATGACATCAGCACAAGCAATTTACATGTTGCATCTCGGCAAAAAAACACAGATTCCAATTATTTCTTTCACTGCAACAAGTCCTTCtatttccccatctcacaaccctTATTTCATTCGCACAACACATCAAGACTCATCTCAAGTAGACGCCATTGCTGCCGTTGTCAAAACTTTTCAATGGAGACAGGTTATACCTATCTATGAAGATACTGAGTATGGAAATGGAATTATACCATACTTAATTGACGCGTTCCAAAACATCACTAAAGTTCCATATAGGAGTGTACTACCTGAATCAGCTAATGACGACCGAATTCTTCAAGAACTCTACAAATTGATGACAATGCAAACCAGAGTATTCGTTCTACATATGGACACGGCTCTTGGAGTCCGGATTTTTGAGAAAGCGAAGAGCATTGGGATGATGGGTAAAGGGTATACGTGGATCGTCACAGATGGCTTGGGCTATTATCTGACTTCATTCAATTCCTCTGTTCTTGATACAATGCAAGGAGTAATAGGTATAAGGCGTTACGTCCCCGAATCCTCAAGACTTAGCTCATTTCGGTCTAGGTGGATGAAGAAGTTCCGTAAGGATAACCGAAATAATGAAGAAAGTTTGGATATTTATGGTATAATGGCATACGATACAATCTGGTTGTTAGCAAATGCTATAGAGAAACTTCAAAGACTTGATTCTCGATTTGTAAAAGAAAATGTTAGAGCAAAATCGAGCCATGCTGCGAGACTAAGTATCTCACAAATAGGTCCCAAGCTTTTGCAAGAAATTTCTAACACAAAATTTGAAGGTCTAAGTGGAGATTTTGGTCTGGTTGATAGGCAACTGCATGTAAATACCTTTCATATATTGAATGTGCTTGGAGGTGACGGTGTAAGAGAAATCGGAATCTGGACAGCTTCAGATGGAATTATAAAAGATTTAAGTTTAAATGGAACCAGGAAAAATGGGAATCTGATACCGACGCATGATAATCTATACCCGGTTATATGGCCCGGAAACACCATTGCCATTCCTAAAGGTTGGACCAATCCTACAGGCGAGAATAAGTTGAGAATAGGAGTTCCGGTAAGGTCTGGCTATACTGAATTTGTGAGGGTAACAAGAAATACTCATTCCAACTCAGCTGTTGTCGACGGATATTGCATTGACGTGTTTAATGCTGCAATTGGGTTGTTACCATATGCCGTCCCTTATGAATTTCATCCATTTGAAAATGCAAACCATACAGCTGCTGGAAGTTACAATGATCTTATATATCAAGTCTATCTCCAG AATTTCGATGCTGTAGTTGGAGACGTCACAATCACAGCCAATCGATCACAATATGTAGATTTTACACTGCCTTATGTAGAAGCCGGTGCATCAATGATTGTATCGACAAGGAAGGATTTTTATAAAGAAGCCGTGATATTTTTCCTTCCATTAGAGTGGAGACTTTGGCTGACAATCGTTGCTTTCTTTGTTTATATTGGCTGTGTGATTTGGATTCTTGAACATAGAGGAAACCGGGAGTTTAGAGGAGGGCCTTATCCTATGTACCAGATTGGCACAATGCTTTCCTTCTCCTTTTCGATGCTCGTCTTCGCGCACA AGGAAAAGGTGCTGAGCAGTCCAGGTAGATTTGTAATGATTTTATGGCTCTTTGCTGTATTCATTCTAACAACAAGTTACACGGCGAGTTATTCAGCCATGTTGTTGGCCAATAGATTTCAACCAACCATCACAGACGATGTTAACCATCTCATAAAGAATAGGTACAATGTTGGCTACAAGAACGGTTCATTCATTGAAGGAATGTTGAAGCAAATGGGTTTCGATGAGTCTAATCTGAAGGGATATCACACATCTGAAGATTTAGATGAAGCTTTCTCAAAACCAAGACAAGACGGAGGTATTGTTGCCGCATTTGACGAGCTGCCTTACATTGAGCTCCTCCTCACGAAGTATTGTGACAAATACACCAAGGTTGGAGATATCTTCCCCACTGGTGGATTTGGTTTT GTTTTCCCAAAAGGTTCTCCTTTGGGACTTGACATTTCAAGGACAATCTTAAGTGTAAGAGAGgataaagagaaaatgaaaaggatTCGACATGCTTGGTTTGAGGGTAAACGAAATTGTTCAGACCATGATTCCTTCGGATCTTCAAATAGTCTTAGTCTTTATAGTTTTCGATATCTTTTTGTCTTTGTTGGAGTTCTTTCACTGATTCCCTTACTTTTACACCTACAAATTTTTCTGTCTAAAAACCTGATGATCTTGACCTCTCCGAATACCTccattgctcaaaaagttgtAAAGTTGGTGACAAAATTCAACGAGGAGGATGAAAGGCGCTTGAGATACTATGAATACCATGCTGGAATTGGGCCAATTGGCAGTCAAGGGACGTAG
- the LOC113355305 gene encoding glutamate receptor 2.7-like isoform X4, which yields MTSAQAIYMLHLGKKTQIPIISFTATSPSISPSHNPYFIRTTHQDSSQVDAIAAVVKTFQWRQVIPIYEDTEYGNGIIPYLIDAFQNITKVPYRSVLPESANDDRILQELYKLMTMQTRVFVLHMDTALGVRIFEKAKSIGMMGKGYTWIVTDGLGYYLTSFNSSVLDTMQGVIGIRRYVPESSRLSSFRSRWMKKFRKDNRNNEESLDIYGIMAYDTIWLLANAIEKLQRLDSRFVKENVRAKSSHAARLSISQIGPKLLQEISNTKFEGLSGDFGLVDRQLHVNTFHILNVLGGDGVREIGIWTASDGIIKDLSLNGTRKNGNLIPTHDNLYPVIWPGNTIAIPKGWTNPTGENKLRIGVPVRSGYTEFVRVTRNTHSNSAVVDGYCIDVFNAAIGLLPYAVPYEFHPFENANHTAAGSYNDLIYQVYLQNFDAVVGDVTITANRSQYVDFTLPYVEAGASMIVSTRKDFYKEAVIFFLPLEWRLWLTIVAFFVYIGCVIWILEHRGNREFRGGPYPMYQIGTMLSFSFSMLVFAHKEKVLSSPGRFVMILWLFAVFILTTSYTASYSAMLLANRFQPTITDDVNHLIKNRYNVGYKNGSFIEGMLKQMGFDESNLKGYHTSEDLDEAFSKPRQDGGIVAAFDELPYIELLLTKYCDKYTKVGDIFPTGGFGFVFPKGSPLGLDISRTILSVREDKEKMKRIRHAWFEGKRNCSDHDSFGSSNSLSLYSFRYLFVFVGVLSLIPLLLHLQIFLSKNLMILTSPNTSIAQKVVKLVTKFNEEDERRLRYYEYHAGIGPIGSQGT from the exons ATGACATCAGCACAAGCAATTTACATGTTGCATCTCGGCAAAAAAACACAGATTCCAATTATTTCTTTCACTGCAACAAGTCCTTCtatttccccatctcacaaccctTATTTCATTCGCACAACACATCAAGACTCATCTCAAGTAGACGCCATTGCTGCCGTTGTCAAAACTTTTCAATGGAGACAGGTTATACCTATCTATGAAGATACTGAGTATGGAAATGGAATTATACCATACTTAATTGACGCGTTCCAAAACATCACTAAAGTTCCATATAGGAGTGTACTACCTGAATCAGCTAATGACGACCGAATTCTTCAAGAACTCTACAAATTGATGACAATGCAAACCAGAGTATTCGTTCTACATATGGACACGGCTCTTGGAGTCCGGATTTTTGAGAAAGCGAAGAGCATTGGGATGATGGGTAAAGGGTATACGTGGATCGTCACAGATGGCTTGGGCTATTATCTGACTTCATTCAATTCCTCTGTTCTTGATACAATGCAAGGAGTAATAGGTATAAGGCGTTACGTCCCCGAATCCTCAAGACTTAGCTCATTTCGGTCTAGGTGGATGAAGAAGTTCCGTAAGGATAACCGAAATAATGAAGAAAGTTTGGATATTTATGGTATAATGGCATACGATACAATCTGGTTGTTAGCAAATGCTATAGAGAAACTTCAAAGACTTGATTCTCGATTTGTAAAAGAAAATGTTAGAGCAAAATCGAGCCATGCTGCGAGACTAAGTATCTCACAAATAGGTCCCAAGCTTTTGCAAGAAATTTCTAACACAAAATTTGAAGGTCTAAGTGGAGATTTTGGTCTGGTTGATAGGCAACTGCATGTAAATACCTTTCATATATTGAATGTGCTTGGAGGTGACGGTGTAAGAGAAATCGGAATCTGGACAGCTTCAGATGGAATTATAAAAGATTTAAGTTTAAATGGAACCAGGAAAAATGGGAATCTGATACCGACGCATGATAATCTATACCCGGTTATATGGCCCGGAAACACCATTGCCATTCCTAAAGGTTGGACCAATCCTACAGGCGAGAATAAGTTGAGAATAGGAGTTCCGGTAAGGTCTGGCTATACTGAATTTGTGAGGGTAACAAGAAATACTCATTCCAACTCAGCTGTTGTCGACGGATATTGCATTGACGTGTTTAATGCTGCAATTGGGTTGTTACCATATGCCGTCCCTTATGAATTTCATCCATTTGAAAATGCAAACCATACAGCTGCTGGAAGTTACAATGATCTTATATATCAAGTCTATCTCCAG AATTTCGATGCTGTAGTTGGAGACGTCACAATCACAGCCAATCGATCACAATATGTAGATTTTACACTGCCTTATGTAGAAGCCGGTGCATCAATGATTGTATCGACAAGGAAGGATTTTTATAAAGAAGCCGTGATATTTTTCCTTCCATTAGAGTGGAGACTTTGGCTGACAATCGTTGCTTTCTTTGTTTATATTGGCTGTGTGATTTGGATTCTTGAACATAGAGGAAACCGGGAGTTTAGAGGAGGGCCTTATCCTATGTACCAGATTGGCACAATGCTTTCCTTCTCCTTTTCGATGCTCGTCTTCGCGCACA AGGAAAAGGTGCTGAGCAGTCCAGGTAGATTTGTAATGATTTTATGGCTCTTTGCTGTATTCATTCTAACAACAAGTTACACGGCGAGTTATTCAGCCATGTTGTTGGCCAATAGATTTCAACCAACCATCACAGACGATGTTAACCATCTCATAAAGAATAGGTACAATGTTGGCTACAAGAACGGTTCATTCATTGAAGGAATGTTGAAGCAAATGGGTTTCGATGAGTCTAATCTGAAGGGATATCACACATCTGAAGATTTAGATGAAGCTTTCTCAAAACCAAGACAAGACGGAGGTATTGTTGCCGCATTTGACGAGCTGCCTTACATTGAGCTCCTCCTCACGAAGTATTGTGACAAATACACCAAGGTTGGAGATATCTTCCCCACTGGTGGATTTGGTTTT GTTTTCCCAAAAGGTTCTCCTTTGGGACTTGACATTTCAAGGACAATCTTAAGTGTAAGAGAGgataaagagaaaatgaaaaggatTCGACATGCTTGGTTTGAGGGTAAACGAAATTGTTCAGACCATGATTCCTTCGGATCTTCAAATAGTCTTAGTCTTTATAGTTTTCGATATCTTTTTGTCTTTGTTGGAGTTCTTTCACTGATTCCCTTACTTTTACACCTACAAATTTTTCTGTCTAAAAACCTGATGATCTTGACCTCTCCGAATACCTccattgctcaaaaagttgtAAAGTTGGTGACAAAATTCAACGAGGAGGATGAAAGGCGCTTGAGATACTATGAATACCATGCTGGAATTGGGCCAATTGGCAGTCAAGGGACGTAG